In Opisthocomus hoazin isolate bOpiHoa1 chromosome 17, bOpiHoa1.hap1, whole genome shotgun sequence, one DNA window encodes the following:
- the XKR8 gene encoding XK-related protein 8 yields MAFLSHDISMLRLFETFLENTPQLTLLLYVILRTNKAEPSQGLGICTAFLCVTWSLLDYHQSLRAFLQDKYELTWGSSVVYFLWNLFLICPRVLAVALFALLWPYGVAVHFPLVWLAMFLWVSLQGTDFMESPGPEQLYRAMVAVILYFSWFNVAQGRTLHRSVIYHGFILADSTLLALSWLWCRTPSEEHAYLVPVVCAALPCYLLGLALRAAYYTWLHPNARVQREGACDEVDADGRSGGLALRALAVPDLVNRRMQRLARAQLPVSQPVGQRFLNGTAAAESAL; encoded by the exons ATGGCCTTCCTCTCCCACGACATCAGCATGCTGCGCCTCTTCGAGACCTTCCTGGAGAACACCCCACAGCTCACCCTGCTCCTCTACGTCATCCTGCGGACAAACAAGGCAGAGCCCTCGCAGG GGCTGGGGATCTGCACGGCGTTCCTGTGTGTGACCTGGTCTCTGCTGGACTACCACCAGTCCCTGCGCGCCTTCTTGCAGGACAAGTATGAGCTGACCTGGGGCTCCTCTGTCGTCTACTTCTTGTGGAACCTCTTCCTCATCTGCCCGCGCGTCCTGGCCGTCGCCCTCTTCGCCCTGCTCTGGCCCTACGGCGTGGCTGTCCACTTCCCGCTGGTGTGGCTGGCCATGTTCCTCTGGGTCAGCCTGCAAGGCACCGACTTCATGGAGTCGCCCGGCCCCGAGCAGCTCTACCGGGCCATGGTGGCCGTCATCCTCTACTTCAGCTGGTTCAACGTGGCGCAGGGCAGGACGCTCCACCGCAGCGTCATCTACCACGGCTTCATCCTGGCGGACAGCACGCTGCTGGccctgtcctggctctggtgCCGGACCCCCTCGGAGGAGCACGCGTACCTGGTGCCGGTGGTCTGCGCCGCCCTGCCCTGCTACCTGCTGGGGCTGGCGCTGAGAGCCGCCTACTACACGTGGCTGCACCCCAACGCgcgggtgcagcgggaaggcgcCTGCGACGAGGTGGACGCCGATGGGAGGAGCGGCGGGCTGGCGTTGCGCGCGCTGGCGGTGCCGGACCTGGTGAACAGGCGGATGCAGCGGCTGGCCCGGGCCCAGCTCCCTGTCTCCCAGCCGGTCGGGCAGCGCTTCCTGAACGGGACGGCTGCTGCGGAGTCCGCTCTCTGA
- the RPA2 gene encoding replication protein A 32 kDa subunit, which produces MAPSASSRSPPIGRIRKTKGLDWPPAGGAALADWAETGGARRGGARGPAGARRSAAAMWSGHGTFDGGYGAVGASVPAGGYTQSPGGFGSPGGTQAEKKQRLRSQNIVPCTVSQLLAAELVDETFRIRDVEISQVTIMGIIRHAEKAPTNILYKVDDMTAAPMDVRQWVDTDEAGGENVVVPPGTYVKVAGHLRSFQNKKSLVAFKIMPLENMNEFTTHILEIVNAHMILRKNLMSASRVPQSFSSAGIGDMGGYGGGGSLPVNGLTAHQSQVLNLIKNCPVPEGMSLQELKLQLHNMSMSTIKQAVEFLSSEGHIYSTVDDDHYKSTDAE; this is translated from the exons ATGGCGCCGTCCGCCTCCTCGCGCTCTCCCCCTATTGGAAGGATCCGGAAGACGAAAGGTCTCGATTGGCCGCCGGCCGGCGGAGCGGCGCTCGCGGATTGGGCAGAGACCGGCGGCGCGAGGCGGGGCGGTGCGCGCGGGCCGGCCGGAGCCCGTCGTTCGGCCGCCGCCATGTGGAGCGGGCACG GCACCTTCGATGGCGGGTACGGCGCGGTGGGCGCCTCGGTGCCGGCGGGCGGCTACACGCAGTCCCCGGGCGGCTTCGGCTCCCCCGGCGGTACGCAGGCGGAGAAGAAGCAG AGGCTCCGCTCGCAGAACATCGTGCCCTGCACCGTGTCGCAGCTGCTGGCGGCCGAGCTGGTGGACGAGACCTTCCGGATCCGCGACGTGGAGATCTCGCAG gTCACCATCATGGGGATCATCCGGCACGCCGAGAAGGCGCCGACGAACATTCTCTACAAGGTGGACGACATGACGGCAGCCCCGATGGACGTCAGGCAGTGGGTCGATACGGAC GAGGCAGGTGGCGAGAATGTTGTGGTACCTCCAGGAACTTACGTAAAAGTAGCTGGTCACCTCCGTTCTTTCCAG AATAAGAAAAGCTTGGTGGCCTTTAAGATCATGCCTCTGGAAAATATGAATGAGTTCACCACACACATACTAGAGATTGTCAACGCGCACATGATCCTCAGAAAAAATCTTATG TCAGCGTCAAGAGTGCCTCAGTCGTTCTCCTCCGCTGGGATCGGCGACATGGGGGGCTACGGAGGGGGAGGCAGCCTGCCCGTGAACGGACTCACAGCGCATCAGAGTCAG GTGCTGAACTTGATTAAAAACTGCCCTGTCCCAGAAGGGATGAGTCTGCAAGAGCTGAAGCTTCAGCTCCACAATATGAGCATGTCAACAATCAA gcAAGCAGTTGAATTCCTCAGCAGTGAGGGACACATCTACTCCACTGTGGATGATGATCACTATAAGTCGACGGATGCTGAGTGA
- the SMPDL3B gene encoding acid sphingomyelinase-like phosphodiesterase 3b: MPPAALLLLCPLAAALSGRFWHLTDLHWDPGYEAAAASGRLCPSGGSRAGAAAGPWGSYLCDAPWRLLASAARAMASRLPRPDFVLWTGDDTPHVPDEDLGEEKVLHIIGNLTSLIKETFPDTKVYAAMGNHDFHPKNQFPGKEHRIYERTAELWRPWLNDASVPLFRAGAFYSEKLPSTSGRMVVLNTNLYYDQNAETAGEEDPGGQFQWLEETLTNASRADEMVYIVGHIPPGFFEKKRGKPWFRSGFNERYLRIVQKHHRVIAAQFFGHHHTDSFRMFYSDTGSPINVMFLAPGVTPWKTTLPGVVNGANNPGIRVIEYDPDTLRVLDMVTYYLNLTRANMVASAGTEEVPAWEEEYRLTDAFQVPDGSAPSMQVVLERISTEPRYLQRYYEFNSVSYDLTPCEEACRVDHVCAIREVDFTKYNRCVKARSPASAISSVCFLFFCLLLGLLGPQQALS; the protein is encoded by the exons ATGCCGCCCGCCGCGCTCCTCCTGCTGTGCCCGCTGGCCGCGGCCCTGTCAG GGCGCTTCTGGCACCTCACCGACCTCCACTGGGACCCCGGCTacgaggcggcggcggcgagcgggcgGCTGTGCCCCTCGGGGGgctcccgggccggggccgccgccgggccctgGGGCAGCTACCTCTGCGACGCGCCCTGGCGCCTGCTCGCCTCGGCCGCCCGCGCCATGGCGAGCCGCCTGCCGCGGCCGGACTTCGTGCTCTGGACCGG AGATGACACCCCGCACGTCCCCGATGAGGATCTTGGAGAAGAAAAGGTTCTGCACATCATAGGAAATCTGACTTCTCTGATAAAAGAGACATTTCCAG ATACTAAGGTCTACGCGGCAATGGGCAATCATGACTTCCACCCCAAGAATCAGTTTCCAGGGAAGGAGCACAGGATCTACGAGCGAACAGCTGAGCTGTGGCGTCCCTGGCTGAATGATGCTTCTGTTcctcttttcagagcag GAGCTTTCTACAGCGAGAAGCTGCCCAGCACAAGCGGGCGAATGGTTGTCCTCAATACCAATCTGTACTACGACCAGAACGCCGAGACGGCTGGTGAGGAAGATCCTGGAGGGCAGTTCCAGTGGCTGGAAGAAACGCTGACCAATGCCTCTCGAGCAGATGAAATG GTCTACATCGTGGGACACATCCCTCCGGGCTTCTTCGAGAAGAAGCGAGGCAAGCCCTGGTTCCGGAGTGGCTTTAATGAACGATACTTGAGAATCGTGCAGAAGCACCACAGAGTGATTGCTGCCCAGTTTTTTGGGCACCATCACACGGACAGCTTTCGAATGTTTTACAGTGACACAG GTTCTCCAATCAATGTCATGTTCCTGGCCCCGGGAGTGACTCCCTGGAAAACAACGTTACCTGGAGTGGTCAATGGAGCCAACAACCCCGGGATTCGGGTGATCGAGTACGATCCGGACACCCTTCGAGTGCTG GACATGGTGACTTACTACTTGAACCTAACTCGTGCCAACATGGTGGCCTCGGCAGGAACGGAGGAGGTCCCGGCGTGGGAGGAGGAGTACAGGCTGACGGACGCCTTCCAGGTCCCCGACGGCTCTGCGCCCTCCATGCAGGTGGTGCTGGAGAGGATATCGACGGAGCCGCGCTACCTGCAGCGGTACTACGAGTTCAACTCCGTCAGCTACGACCTCACCCCGTGCGAGGAGGCCTGCCGCGTCGATCATGTTTGTGCCATCAGGGAAGTCGATTTTACGAAATACAATCGGTGTGTTAAAGCCCGCAGCCCTGCCTCCGCCATcagcagtgtttgctttttgtttttctgcttgctCTTAGGACTTCTCGGTCCCCAGCAAGCGCTGTCATGA
- the THEMIS2 gene encoding protein THEMIS2: protein MEPLSFQEYIRSLDPATLPRILRICSGVYFQGSVYEVSGNECCLSTGDLLKVVAVALQKVTCEDTETGQTTELPPTFKGLFQAAPDPGVYATPRGPRREGGGQRGLTLLQALGRWDGSPQPLMCPAIGPRALLLHPIYEVHAAMQLRRDVVKIPSTLEVDVEDVTEEAQDVRFARPLLLSELLGMAEALPAQAEILEGPAGPAIFESAWVPRLRRGQRLQLHGCSRAWRVLASAPSGGRHFLLSSAYEGRFRRRPRQFAGVRELAAGLQPGQRLRVVVTRDCEGRGDDVPPLGVGDRLEARGLRGDGSSARLLCHRRGEEEEGEEEEGEELLLPLHLGGGFVEEARGGKKCGLAELLQQRALPCEVRVVAPDPALERDALGALPALRLEARLEQPFLLGSFREEPEEAFEIPPRWMDFSVLLSEGPVRPAAPRARRSRVEELTEAFYYRLLAQLPRASAPPPPRPPRPAQAASHPGARRPAAPGSPPRSARSAPPLPPLPAPRQPGTPRQRGPPRDAGTESDSPEHDYESVDDGIQKTVHKTQTIFPF, encoded by the exons ATGGAGCCCCTCTCCTTCCAGGAATACATCCGCTCCCTGGACCCCGCCACCCTGCCCCGCATCCTCCGGATTTGCTCCGGTGTCTACTTCCAAG GGTCCGTGTACGAGGTCTCGGGCAACGAGTGCTGCTTGTCGACGGGCGACCTGCTGAAAGTTGTGGCCGTGGCGCTGCAGAAGGTGACATGCGAGGACACAGAGACAGGGCAGACGACGGAACTGCCACCGACGTTTAAGG GTCTTTTTCAGGCTGCCCCAGACCCGGGGGTGTACGCCACACCGCGGGGTCcccggcgggagggcggcgggcagcggggcctgACGCTGCTCCAGGCGCTGGGGCGGTGGGACGGGAGCCCACAGCCCCTGATGTGCCCCGCCATCGGCCCCCGCGCCCTGCTCCTGCACCCCATCTACGAGGTGCACGCCGCCATGCAGC TGCGCCGGGACGTGGTGAAGATCCCCTCCACGCTGGAGGTGGACGTGGAGGACGTCACGGAGGAGGCGCAGGACGTGCGCTTCGCCCGGCCGCTGCTGCTGAGCGAGCTGCTGGGGATGGCGGAGGCGCTGCCGGCCCAGGCCGAGATCCTGgagggcccggccggccccgccatCTTCGAGAGCGCCTGGGTGCCGCGGCTGCGGCGAGGGCAGCGGCTGCAGCTCCACGGCTGCTCCCGTGCCTGGCGGGTCCTGGCCTCGGCGCCCAGCGGCGGCCGCCATTTCCTCCTCTCCAGCGCCTACGAGGGCCGGTTCCGCCGGCGGCCGCGGCAGTTCGCGGGGGTGCGGGAGCTGGCGGCCGGCCTGCAGCCGGGGCAACGGCTGCGCGTGGTGGTGACGCGGGACTGCGAGGGCCGCGGCGACGACGTCCCCCCGCTCGGCGTGGGCGACCGGCTGGaggcccgggggctgcggggcgacgGCTCCAGCGCCCGGCTGCTCTGCCACCgccgcggcgaggaggaggagggcgaggaggaggaaggcgaggagctgctgctgccgctgcacCTGGGGGGTGGCTTCGTGGAGGAGGCGCGCGGTGGGAAGAAGTGCGGGCTggcggagctgctgcagcagcgggcGCTGCCCTGCGAGGTGCGGGTGGTGGCCCCGGACCCGGCGCTGGAGCGGGACGCGCTGGGCGCGCTGCCCGCCCTGCGGCTGGAGGCCCGCCTGGAGCAGCCCTTCCTGCTGGGCAGCTTCCGCGAGGAGCCGGAGGAGGCCTTCGAGATCCCGCCGCGCTGGATGGACTTCTCCGTCCTGCTGAGCGAGGGGCCCgtgcgccccgccgccccccgcgcccgccgctcccgcGTGGAGGAGCTGACCGAGGCCTTCTACTACCGGCTGCTGGCCCAGCTGCCCcgcgcctcggccccgccgcccccgcggccccccagGCCGGCGCAGGCAGCCTCGCACCCCGGGGCAAGGCGACCCGcggcccccggctccccgcccagGAGCGCCCGCTCGGCTCCTCCGCTgccgccgctcccggccccgcggcagcccggcacccccaggcagcggggacccccccgggatgCAG GCACCGAGAGCGACAGCCCTGAACACGATTACGAAAGTGTTGATGACGGCATTCAAAAGACAGTTCACAAAACGCAGACAATTTTTCCTTTCTAG